tgtgccaagcctGTCCTGGGTGCAGGGAATTCAGCACAGGAGGGATTCACAGGCCAGCGGGTGTGGGGGCGGCAAGTTGTGCAGACAAGGGTAGGCGGGGTGGTTTTAGATAGGGGCCAGGGAGTCCCCTCTGTGAAGGTGACAGGCAAGTCGACACTCGGGTGTGGAGGGGAGCCAGGTGGACCTGTGGGAAGAAGATCCGAGGTCCAGGCCCAAGATCCCAGGGCTTGGGCAGGCGCGAGCGGTAGAGGTTGGCTGGATTCTGGGTGCCGGGAGCTCAGGCTGCAGTGGATACCCGTACCGTGAGGGACGGAGGCAGCGAGTGGTTGGAGGCCCGAGAAGGGAGCAGAGGCTGAGGGGAGCAGGCAGGAGGCGGCACAGCCCGTTCTGGGCTGCTGTGGCCCCACTGGGGAGAGACCGGGCCACCTGGCTGCAGAGCGCCCCAGAGCTCCAGCCCAGGCACAGCAGGGAGCAGGCAGGAAGGACAGCTGAGCACCAAGGGGGACCCCAAAGTCCGGGACAGTGGGGAGGGCAAGGAAAAGGGTGGAGACGGGCACAGCTGCTGGCCTCAGGGCCCTGGCTCAGGCCCAGCCTCTAACCTTGCAATGCCTAGCCGCGTCTTTGTCCCCATCTCAAGGGTGGGAAAGGAAGCCAGGGCCGTGAGGTGACCACCCCGAAGTCACACAGCTGGGTGGCAGTGCCAGCCCAGGGGAATGGACTCAGGACTCTGAGACCTGAGCTAATCAAAGACACCAGAGCTACCTGCCAACCAGGGAGGCCAGGGGACAGCGCCCACCCCCAGCTGTGAAAACACCCGTCACATCCCCACCTAGCTCCCAAGGACACTCTGACCTGACTGTCCTCAGGGACAGGGGACACTTCCCAGAAAGGTGTGATGTAACAGCAGCCGACGTGGGGACGTGGCACGTGGGGACGTGGGAGACGCTTGCCCAAGGTTCCCCGGCCAGCTCCTGCCTCCCCCGGGGCAGAGCAAGTCCTCGGTTTGTCCATCTTAACAGGGAGAGGCCGGCCTCGAGGAGACCCAGGTGGGAAAAGAGGGCTTCTGTGCTCTGTCCGTCACCCAGAGCCAGGGACACAAGTGTCCTTTGAACACCAGAAACTAAAAATGGCCATTGCTTTTTTTtgggtgccggggattgaactcaggggtgctccaccactgagccacgtccccagccctattttgtgttttatttagagacaggatctcactgagctgcttagggcctcactaagttgcccaggctggctttgaacttgtgatcctcctggcgcagcctcccaaggtgctgcgatcagaggtgtgcaccaccgtgcccagctgacCATTGCTTCCTGAGTACACAGTCTGCACCAGGCACTATCCTGACGGTTTTACATCAATTAAGTTATTAAAGCTTTATAACAAATCTGATCATAGATatggaggcacagagaagtgCTTGCATATTAcacaggtcacacagcaagttgaTTTGAACTTGGAAAATGTTTGCacggataaataaaatgtggtgatGTCCTTATGATGAAATATTATGTGTTCTAAAAGGAAAGGGTACGGCGTCATGCTGCCACATGGAGGAACCTGGGAGACACTATTAAGTGAcagaagccaggcacaggggaAGGAGAATGATCCAAGAGCAGGCAGCACCTTGGAGACAGGTGGATTGACGGTTACCAGGGcgcaggggagagaggaggagcaaCGTCTGCTGCGGGCACAGGGTTTCTTCAGGTTTTAAAGTCACGACCCTGTGCGTGAGTGAATTGTCCGGCATGTGAATTGTTTTCCCAGTCGAGTTGTTCTTTCCAGACATGAAGGGCCGGCCAGGCGCCAGGACTGGCCGGGCGCCTTCTCTCTGTCCCCTTGGGTTCTTATTCGTCTGTTCCAACGATGACACGACACGTCTTGGTTGAAATAAGTGGGTCAGACACGCAGATCTCAGGACAGAGTTGTCCCCTAGTCCCTGCCGCCTGCAGCCCCAGCTCCCTTCCCAGCATCCGTGAGACAGAGATGAAGGAGGGAAGGTGACAAAGGGGACGTCTCCCTTCAGTCCTGTCACCTGGGCCACGGGATTACCTCATATGGAGATGCCCTTTAAACCTAAATCTGGGGCTTCCGAATGTGACCAGCCTGGCCATGTGCCCTCTGTCCCCTACCCCCACTGGCCTTGAGTCCACAAAGGACTCAGAGTCCCCGAATTCATACTCCCAAGCTGCCACTTGCCACCTGCTGGCCTTTGGCAGGCGTCCCAGCCTCTGAGCCGGTCTCCTCGCCTTCCATGTGGGGCCCAAGACGCCCACCCCCTGCTCCCCTGGGGTGGGCGACCCCACATGGCACACTCATGGTGTGGGATCGGCCCAGCTCTGGCTGCGTGGGTGCCGGCTGTATACAATCAGACACACGAGAGCGGCTGTCTGCAGGGTGCCCACAGCACTCCAGCTCTGCCACCTCGTGTCCCCAGCCCACACCCCTGTGGACATCCTGCTAGGGAGGGGGCTTGGAAATGTTGTGCAAAATCAGGGAGGGCCAGAAAAACGGGACAGCCTGTCCCACAGAGGGGCATGGCCGTTCGAGCTGAGTGTGCCCTGGTCGCCCTCTGGCTCATCGACATTCTACTCCCGGCCGGCCGACAAGAGAGCTTTGTTGAGAGGCCCAGGGAAAGAACCAGCCAGACTGTGTGTGTGAGTTTGCGCGCGCCTGTGGACAGACGGACCTCTGCTCACAGCCAGGGGCAGACCCAAGGACTGGTTTAGGGCAGGGAGTTTTCAAATGCAACATGCTCCAGTTgcttgatggtggtggtgatggtggaggtgtTGATTATgatgttggtgatggtgatggtgaaggtggtggtggtgttggtaatgatggtgatggtggtggtggtgatgatggtgatggttgtggtgatgatgatagtgatggtggtgttggtagtgatggtggtggtggtggtggcaataatgatggtggtgaggttgatggtgatggtagtggtggtgatggtggtggtggtggtggtgatggttgttTATAgcggtagtggtggtggtggtggtggtggtgatagtgatatTGGTGTTGgtgttgatggtggtgatgatgatggtggtggtgatggtggtgatgatgatgatggtgatggtggtggtgatggtggtgatgatgatggtggtggtggtggtggtggtgatgatgatggtggtggtgatgatggtgatgatagtgatgTTGGTGGTTgtgttgatggtggtggtagtgacgGTTGTgatgttggtgatggtggtggtgatgttggtgatagtgatgatagtggtggtggtgatgatgatagtgatattagtgttggtggtgatggtggtgatgatgatgatggtgatggtggtgatgatgatggtggtggtggtgatggtggtggtggtgttagtgatgttggtgatggtggtggtaatgatgatgatggtggtggtgatgatggtgatgatagtgatgTTGGTGGTTGTGTTgatggttgtggtggtggtgatggtggtggtgactAACTTACTGTACACTCATTCAGTTCCTGGCCCCTTATGTAATACCTTCTCCCATCTTCTGAGACCAAGAGGGAGGTGCCATTGTCACCCACTGTACAAGTGAGCACACCATCGTGGCAGGGGGCGAAAGCGGCTTGCCCAGGGCTACACAGCTGTGCACAACAGGCCAGGCTGGAACTCCGGCCCCTGAGTCTTGGCCACCTGCTCCTGTGTGCCAAAAGACTCTTGAAGGGGGACCGGGGACAGCAATGAAGACCTGTGCttggatcacaagtttgggggtCAGGCTGCCTGGGTCCCCTTGCCAACTCCTGCCTCTTCCGAGCTCTGTGACTGGGGCAAGTGACCACCTCTGAAACCCCCGTCTCCTGGCTGTGAGGTGGTGGTAATAACAGTCCCCACCTCCTCTGTGGCTGGACACTTATTATTGTGGCTATTGTTTCTCTGTCACCTACCGTAGGCCAAGCACACACCAGggactttaaatttatttaatggtCCCTGGGAAAAGGTGTTGTCCTGTTTGCAAGTGAAGACACCGGTGGGGGGAAGGCAGGAGGACCCTGTAGACGGGAGCATAGCAGCTCCCCACCTCCGGGAACCCCAGCTTCTgaggggggcggggtgggggcggggccggTCCTGCGAGCCCATTGGCTGCCCGAGGCATAAAGCAGGAGCCAGGGAGGATTCAGGCCAGTCCAGCTGCCTCCCTGGGTCCCTGAGACCATCAACACCATCTCCCTCTCACTCCCTCCCTCTGTCCAGACGTCCAGCTCATTACTATGCCTGGTAAGTGACCCTATCCTCAGTCATACCCCAGGACCAGCCAGGGTTTGCCAGTGGACAAGGGGTGACAGGGCCAGTGATGTGCTGTGGAGCCAGCGGCTGGGTGCACGGCccgctctgagcctcagtgttccAACCTGTCAGTTGGGGGTGATAGTAGGAGCTTGCTGCAGATGGAATGAGAGAGCACTTAATAATAACAGgtgacatttactgagcacctgccaCGGCCCAGTGAGAGGgcgagggtgggggtgggggtgacaaCCCAAGGCGGGTGCACAGAGGCAGGGGTGGCTTTCCTGTGCCAGGCCCCCCACCTGGCTCCACATCTGTGGGAAGAATTGTGACCTGCAGGACAGGGTCCTCCAGATGCCCCCGGGGTCCCTGGGGTGGGCTCCTGCATGGCAGCCAGGGCATGGTGAGCTGTGCAGGCCTCCTCTGCCCGTGGGTCAGAACCAGCGTCCACTGTCGGGGTCAGGCCCTGCTCTCTGATTGCATTCAGGAGATGTAAGCGGGGAGGCCTCAGGGGCCCATCAGCCCAGACAGCTTGGGGCTCCCACATGTGAGGGCACTAAGGCTGGTGCCACGGCCAGGACCCCCCACGGGGATGTCTGAGCCAGTCTTGGGGAGGGGGCTTCCTGAGCCAGGAGCGCCCAGGCGAGGGACGGGAAATTGGGGCACGGGCTAGCCGCCCCCGGTGCCAGGCTTCTTGGGGGTGCGGGGACCCCAGATAGGCCCCTGAGCCGGCCACCTGTGATCTCCTCTGCCCCAGCCCAGGTTGGGGGGCATGAGTCTCCCTGTGGCTTTCAGTAAGAGAGAGGGACGGATGGAAAGGCCACGGGGGTGTGCGTGGGCTGGATTCTTGGCCATCTCCACTGTAACCACCCGGAGCCGGCACAGGAGGGGTGGCCTGAGCCACACCAGGGTCCTGGGGAGACCCTGAGCTCGGGAAGCCTGCCCCAGACCTACCCTGCCTCCCTGCTGTGACCTAGGACATGCTGGTGTGGCCGCTGTGTCACCAACTACCCAGAAACGGCTGCAGCTGGCAGCGGTGCTGTGGGCTCAACAGGGCTCAAGGGGGCGGTGCGTACCTGGGGTCTCTCAGGGCGCAGGGGGATGACGGCTGAGCCAGAGTCACTGCAAAGCTCCCCTACCCCACGTCTCACAGTGGACACCACCGCCAGCTGGGACCTCCCAGCCCTGGGTGGACCCCCAGGGGCCTCTACCCAGGGAGGGAGCCCACAGGGGTCCAGCCAGCTGTTCTGACCTCGGCTTGGGACAGTGATGACAGCAGCCACCCTGCAGACTCCAGAGGTGGCTGTGTCCCTCCCTTCCCAGCTCCACATTGGACATTTGGAATTGTCCCTGGCAAGAGTAGGGACATCACAGAGGTGGCCCGCGTCACCATCAGGGCTTTCAGTCCCTTGATTGCTAAACATTTGCTGACACGCCACAGCTTGGACATCACATAGTGTCCCTGCCCCCAAGTCACAGGAGCCCAGGGCTCGGGAGGAAGCTTGGCCTGCCTGTAAAGGTGTGGCTTCATGAGAGGTGTGTCCAGGTGGGAAGGACTGTGGTGGCCGTCTTGGAAAACCTGACCTGAGCCTGGCCACCTCCCAGGATTGGGAAAAGCCCCAAATGACATCACGGTGCCCGGCTCGTGCTGACCATTGGAGAGTGATGACTAAGGACAACAGTGGAGCTGGGCTGGGCTCGGTGGCCGGCGGTCGCCCCGCATGCCGAGGCcctggctccatccccagcacgaCAGAAATGTCTGTATTTGTGGCAGGACCCAGCCAGCACAGAGGCGCAGGGGCTGAGCGGCCTCCCGAGAATCCCCCTGCCCAGCAGTTTCTTGGTAGTGTCCTGAGGTCCCGCGGGGGAGGCAGCTGGACTGTGCCTGTGGGGACCTGGGCACTCTCGCCTGTACTATACCGCCCACTTTGTCCTTCTTCCCGGGGAATGAGGGGCGGGGCCACCGGCCTCAGGGTGCCCACAGCCAGCATGGTGCCCACTCTCCTGACCCTCCGGGCTTCCGATCTTTGTCCCAGCGATGGCGTCTGGAGAGCCCCTGCACGTGAAGACACCCATCCGGGACAGCATGGCCCTGTCCAAAGTGGCCGGCACCAGCGTCTATCTCAAGATGGACAGTGCCCAACCCTCTGGCTCCTTCAAGATCCGGGGCATCGGGCACCTCTGCAAGACGGTACAGGATGGGTCAGGTGCCATCGGGGCAGGTGGCAGCCCCCTTCCTGGACAGGGCAGGCCAGGGCTGGGTGGACCAAGAGGAGATGCAGGCTATGGGGCGGCTCCCCACACGCACTGCACGTCCATGTTAGGACGTCCCCCAACTAACGGGTGACTGTGCACGAGGGTCCCTATGGAGCCATCCCTGAGCCAGGCTCTGGAAGGAAGATGCAGAGAGACTAGAGCAGAACAAACCccggaggagggggagggggaggggagaggagcaggagggagaggaggggaggaggaggaggaggagagagagaaggggaaggaggagggagagaagggaagaaagagggagaggaggggaggaggagggagaggaggaggaggagggagaggaggaggaggagggagaggaggagggagaggaagggagcaggaggagggagaggaggaggaggaggaggagggagagaggggaaaggaggagggagaggagggggaagaggagggagaggagataTTCCAGGGGGAGGGAGAAGCCCAGGCGAAAACGAGGAGGCGGGCCAAGCCTGCTggggcacacctgtcatccctgaaacttgggaggttgaggcaggaggattgaaagtttgaggccagcctcagcaatttagtgagacccttgctcaaaattaaaagggctgggatggtaGATCCAGGGCAgagctcccctggattcaatccccagtacataaaaaagaaagacccGGAGGTGGACCTgacccttcccctcttctccccacAGTGGGCTGAGCAAGGCTGTGAGCATTTTGTGTGCTCCTCTGGTAAGTGACCAGCCTCCCCCTCCAGTCCTCCGCTGTGTGTGCTGAGGCCAGGTGCTTCGCCTCTCTGGGCCCTGGGTATCCCAGCTATGATGGGTGGAAAACCTTTGCACTAGCCGGGTTTGGAATTCCAGGAGGAGACCAGAGGGGTGTGGGGAGGCCTGAGCTGTAGGTGGAGGTCCAGTAGTCCTGGCCCTCGGGCACTAACCTCCAGCCCACCCCTCCTGGCAGCGGGCAATGCAGGCATGGCGGCCGCGTATGCGGCCAGGAAGCTGGGCATCCCGGCCACCATCGTCGTGCCCAGCACCACACCGGCTCTCACTGTGGAGCGGCTCAAGGGGGAAGGCGCCATGGTGGAGGTGGTGGGCGAGGTGAGTGCCCACCCTCAGGCTGTTGGGGCACAGGCGGCCGACCAGGCCCATCGCCTTGactgtccccacccccaacctcgCAGACGCTGGGCGAGGCCTTCGAGATGGCCAAGGCACTGGCCAAGAACAACCCCGGCTGGGTCTACGTCCCCCCCTTCGATGACCCCCTCATCTGGTGAGTGCAGTTTGGGGTCACTTGGCACACGGGCGGCCACTCCCGGGTACCACTGGGCTGCGATGCTCGTCACCACGCGAGATGCCGGTTCTCGTGGCTGCGCCCGTGACCTGTCCACGGGAGAGCACAGTGGGAGGAAGCACAGGGAAAGGGGTCCTCCAGTCAGGTGGCCCTCGGGGACTCGGGAGCTGTGTGGAGCTGCCCCGCAGCCCTGGCCACTGGCCTCTCAGCCCTGCCCATTGCCATGTTCGTAGCTGGCACTGGTGGCCAGAGCAAGGCCCCAAGTAGACACAGAGCCTGGCGGCTGGCATCAGGGTGGCACCTAGAGCAGGGGACCAGCTGCCCAGCCCCAGGGCACGTGCTGACCCGCCTGCCAGGGTGCCTCGGGCCCTGCCGGGTGCCTGCAGGAAGCCCAGCGCTGACCTGTCACCGGTGCCATTCCCCAGGGAAGGCCACACCTCCCTCATCAGAGAGCTGAAGGAAAGCCTGGGCACCAAGCCGGGCGCCATCGCGCTGTCCGTGGGCGGCGGGGGCCTGCTGTGCGGAGTGGTCCaggggctgcaggaggtgggctgGGGGGACGTGCCCGTCATCGCCATGGAGACCATCGGTGCCCACAGCTTCCATGCTGCCACCACCGCGGGCAAGCTGGTCTCCCTGCCCAGGATCACCAGGTGAGAGCCCGAACGTGCCCCCTGGGGGAGCCTCCCTCAGGGTGGCCGGGAGCTGGCTCCTGGGGCCACCCACTGCACAGCGAGGAGCCCGAGGCTTTGGTCACTCGCCCGGGGTCACAGACagtgagtggcttaaacaacatgGAACTTGATTTCTCTCTCTATGAAAGTCTAGAGGTGGCAAATCCAGAAGCCATTCCAGAAAGTCAGGGACCAGTGTTCCTTGGGCATCTCGCTCTACTGTCTGTGGCATGTGGCCTTATGGTCCAAAATGGTGGCTTGCATGCCAACTATCACGTCCACGCTCCATCAGGCAGGAagaaggaagcagggagagaaggTTAGGCGCTCACCTTTAAAGACACAAAGTGCAGCTGTTCCTTGATTTATAACTGCTCCAGGGTGACATCCTGATAAACcgtcatttgttgaaaatatttcaagTCAAAAGTGAGTCGCATACATCCAACCTGACACCCCACTTAGCAGCACAGTGCCGTAGAGTGGGTGGCCCCTTGCCATCAGCTGACCAGAGCTGTGTGCCACTGCCCGGCACCACAAGAAAGGATGGCGCCTCAAATCCAGGCTCTGGGGAGAGGTCCAAACCAAGATTTCAAGGACAGTTCCCACCGAGTGCGTCACTTCCCCGGTCACACCCCATGGCAAGTCGGGGACATGTGCTTCCGATGACCTGTCACGAGCCAGAACTTAGTCAGGTGGCCGCGCCTGGCTGCAGAGGACGGGGAGATGTCCTTGTGTCAGGCATCCACGGGGCAGCTAGAAGAGAGGGCAGCGCAGGCTTAGCGCGCACGGGGGAGCCTGAGCCCCGGAGGGACCTTTGGGTTTCCCAGCCGGCCTCCCTGGAGGCTGCGGGGCTGGTCTCTGCCGCAGCCAGGTTGGCGCAGAAGCCACTGCTGAGCGCCTACTGTAAACACAGGCTGCCTTAGGGCCACGGGGGCGCCCTCGAGATGCTCCTGGGAGATGAGCTGGGGATAGGACCAGTGGCCacccagggaggctgggagagTGTCCACACAGCCTCCAGCAAGGTCCCAGAGTCACATGGACCCTGCTCAGAGCCCCAGCGCTGCCAGTCCCTGGGCATGTGGACCTTGGGCAGGCGGCGGCAggttctgcctcaacttcccgTCTGTTAAGTCAAACCAACAAATAACAGCAGAATTCCATGACGCTGGGGAAGTGCTTGGCCTGATGCTGCAGTGGGCAGGGCCACCTGAGGTCAGGGTCCGAGCAGCCCTGGAAGACGTCCTAGAGGAGGCATCCTTCATCCTGAGCCTTGAAGGACAGGGCAGGAGGGGGCGGCAGGGGCGCGCGAGGATCAGTGAGGACTGACCGGGTGGACCAGAGCGGGGGTCCCGTGCCGTGGGGGTGGCAGGGTGCTTTTGCTCGAGTGTCCAACACAGATGTACACTACTGACCCCGATCCAAATCATCTGTAGGCAGCAGACCCCGCCGTCTGGGGTCCCTGCCACCTGCTGTGGCTCCGCTCACAGCCACCCTGTCTCCCCCGCccgtccctgcctccctcctgtcTGCTGACCCCGGCTCCGGCCAGCGTTGCCAAGGCTCTGGGTGTGAACACGGTGAGCGCGCAGGCCCTGAAGCTGTTTCGGGAGCACCCCATCTTCTCTGAAGTGGTCTCGGACCAGGAGGCTGTGGCCGCCATCGAGAAGTTTGTGGGTATGTGCCACTGTCCTCAGCGCACCATGGGGTCCCGTTCACCCCAGTCCCCTGCATTCCTGCCTCCCATCCTCACCTAGAATGCCCCACTCGTGGAAGGTGACCACTTGTGACACCCTCGCCCAGACCATGCCTCAGACCCTCTTTAACAGGGGCTTTGGCGATGGTGATCACTAGTCAATGTCAACCTAGGGCAAAACCCAGGCTCCTGTTGAGGGTGACAGTGGAGGCGCGGCCCAGAACCTTCCGGGGCTCAGAGCCGACTGGCTCGCTGCCCCCAAGTCCCCTCAGCGGCCTGCCGCTCCCCTGGGCCCACCATCCCTCACTGTCCCTGGCAGATGACGAGAAGATCCTGGTGGAACCGGCCTGTGGGGCGGCCCTGGCCGCCGTCTACAGCCACGTGGTCAAGAAActgcagggggaggggaagctgCGCGCCCCGCTGCCCAACCTGGTGGTCATCGTCTGTGGGGGCAGCAACATCAGCCTGGCCCAGCTGTGGTCCCTCAAGGAACAGCTGGGCATGAAGAATGGCCTACCAAAGTGAGGGCACCCGCCGTGCCCCTGGCGGGGCCACCCTGGGGCCGGAGTCCCCAAGTCCCACGTGCAGTGCCCTGGGCCTGGCCGTGAGCCTGGACCTGCATCACTGGCTGC
This genomic interval from Marmota flaviventris isolate mMarFla1 chromosome 1, mMarFla1.hap1, whole genome shotgun sequence contains the following:
- the Sds gene encoding L-serine dehydratase/L-threonine deaminase; the protein is MASGEPLHVKTPIRDSMALSKVAGTSVYLKMDSAQPSGSFKIRGIGHLCKTWAEQGCEHFVCSSAGNAGMAAAYAARKLGIPATIVVPSTTPALTVERLKGEGAMVEVVGETLGEAFEMAKALAKNNPGWVYVPPFDDPLIWEGHTSLIRELKESLGTKPGAIALSVGGGGLLCGVVQGLQEVGWGDVPVIAMETIGAHSFHAATTAGKLVSLPRITSVAKALGVNTVSAQALKLFREHPIFSEVVSDQEAVAAIEKFVDDEKILVEPACGAALAAVYSHVVKKLQGEGKLRAPLPNLVVIVCGGSNISLAQLWSLKEQLGMKNGLPK